Proteins encoded within one genomic window of Candidatus Zixiibacteriota bacterium:
- a CDS encoding SpoIIE family protein phosphatase, whose protein sequence is MDGITTNTSVTCRELERELEITRNQLADLATMGAAITSVLDLNTVLPLVMDMAVRLVQGEVGLIMLEKNGELTMEVAWGVDETFARSLKYVDQQDLPTYCHANKEIVVLNEVGIVDDNGTRINEIICLPIRTQKASLGVIMIINKRGEGGFTVADRSGLEMLLDFLAVAIDNSRLMKERLKQQKIKQEMAIAGQIQETILPRGFEKLPGLEIGAAYFPAREVGGDFYDVIKIAERQYLVVIGDVSNKGVPAALIMSAASGIIKSTLYHRPDISVSDLAATLNDLLVREIVREREMFATLFFAKFDFEQGYLDFCNAGHLPGLFWDSQDRTVVQLAEGGPIVGQFEGLKFVQGRRPLRPGDRLFLFTDGLTEAEDSDGNLFGRERAEQVFVVEGMLAPKEFCLRVKEWVDKFQEGSTEDSHDDFTILLTKVE, encoded by the coding sequence ATGGACGGAATTACGACCAATACATCCGTGACCTGCCGCGAGTTGGAACGAGAACTTGAAATCACTCGTAATCAACTCGCCGACCTGGCCACGATGGGAGCCGCGATTACTTCGGTGCTCGATCTGAATACCGTCCTGCCTCTCGTTATGGATATGGCGGTTCGTCTGGTCCAGGGTGAAGTCGGCCTGATCATGCTCGAAAAGAACGGGGAGTTAACCATGGAAGTAGCCTGGGGGGTCGATGAGACTTTTGCCCGAAGTCTCAAATATGTCGATCAGCAGGATCTTCCTACTTATTGCCATGCCAATAAAGAGATAGTGGTTTTAAACGAGGTCGGGATCGTCGACGATAACGGCACCCGGATCAATGAGATTATTTGTCTGCCCATCCGCACCCAGAAAGCATCCCTGGGGGTGATAATGATTATCAACAAGAGAGGAGAGGGTGGATTCACCGTTGCCGATCGCTCCGGCCTGGAGATGTTGCTAGATTTCTTAGCTGTGGCAATCGATAATTCGCGGCTGATGAAAGAGCGCCTGAAGCAACAGAAGATCAAGCAGGAAATGGCGATAGCCGGGCAAATTCAAGAAACGATTCTGCCGCGCGGATTCGAGAAGTTACCGGGTCTGGAGATCGGAGCGGCCTATTTCCCGGCGCGTGAAGTCGGTGGTGATTTTTACGATGTAATCAAGATCGCCGAGCGGCAGTACCTGGTGGTGATCGGTGATGTCTCAAACAAAGGCGTCCCGGCGGCTCTGATCATGTCGGCCGCTTCGGGTATTATCAAGTCGACGCTATATCACCGTCCCGACATCTCGGTCTCGGATCTGGCGGCAACCCTCAATGATCTGCTGGTTCGAGAAATCGTTCGTGAGCGGGAAATGTTTGCGACTCTTTTCTTTGCCAAGTTCGATTTCGAACAGGGCTATCTGGATTTTTGCAATGCCGGACATTTGCCTGGCCTATTCTGGGATTCGCAGGATCGTACAGTGGTGCAATTAGCCGAGGGGGGACCGATCGTGGGGCAGTTTGAAGGGCTTAAATTTGTCCAGGGACGGAGGCCGCTCAGACCGGGTGACAGGCTTTTCTTGTTTACCGATGGGTTGACTGAAGCTGAAGATTCCGACGGCAATTTATTCGGCCGAGAGCGGGCGGAGCAAGTATTCGTAGTCGAAGGCATGTTGGCGCCCAAGGAGTTCTGCCTGAGAGTTAAAGAATGGGTTGATAAGTTTCAGGAAGGCTCGACGGAGGACAGCCATGATGATTTCACTATTCTGTTGACGAAGGTTGAGTGA
- a CDS encoding protein phosphatase CheZ, producing the protein MSDSSNLQNQIQNEVFELAKSINNVVGQFRDIQRPLAESQAKVPKATRQLDKINEQTEAATQRMLDMIEQIQAREEATIDGLSHLRPQIEGKDMTHFRDLIDRLIEHANHNLDDTYTLVDNLQFQDITAQQMNHAAWLLEDIENKLRRILTVMQGYDDQGEDNDRHRERVFDPNADLVTKRTAQEDIDNLFSPKDES; encoded by the coding sequence ATGTCGGATTCCAGTAATCTGCAGAACCAGATACAAAACGAGGTGTTCGAACTGGCCAAGTCGATTAACAACGTGGTTGGTCAGTTTCGTGATATCCAGCGACCGTTGGCTGAAAGTCAGGCCAAAGTCCCCAAAGCAACCAGACAACTGGACAAGATCAACGAACAGACGGAAGCCGCGACCCAGCGAATGTTGGATATGATCGAACAGATTCAAGCACGCGAAGAGGCTACGATCGATGGGCTAAGTCATTTGAGACCACAGATCGAAGGAAAAGATATGACCCATTTCCGAGATCTGATTGACAGACTCATCGAACATGCCAATCATAATCTCGATGATACTTACACGTTGGTCGACAACCTCCAGTTTCAGGATATTACCGCTCAACAAATGAACCATGCCGCCTGGTTGCTTGAAGATATCGAGAACAAGTTGCGCCGTATTCTAACGGTGATGCAGGGTTACGATGACCAGGGTGAGGATAATGATCGCCACCGCGAACGAGTGTTCGATCCCAATGCCGATCTGGTGACCAAGCGCACCGCACAGGAGGATATCGACAACCTGTTCTCACCCAAGGACGAATCGTAG
- a CDS encoding chemotaxis response regulator CheY, producing the protein MVHDIKILAVDDSPTMRRIIINTLRRAGYNDIKEATDGKDALAKMKIDNYDFIITDWNMPEMDGLTFVHTLRATEEYKTLPILMVTTRSVKDDIVQALKAGVNNYIVKPFTPDTLKQKIEQILAD; encoded by the coding sequence ATGGTGCACGATATAAAAATACTAGCCGTGGATGACAGCCCGACGATGCGGCGCATAATTATCAACACGCTCAGACGAGCCGGCTACAACGATATCAAAGAAGCCACCGACGGCAAGGATGCCCTGGCCAAGATGAAGATAGATAATTACGATTTTATTATTACCGACTGGAATATGCCGGAAATGGACGGCCTGACTTTTGTTCATACGCTTCGTGCAACCGAAGAGTATAAAACCTTGCCGATCCTGATGGTGACGACGCGTTCGGTCAAGGATGACATCGTGCAGGCCCTGAAAGCCGGAGTGAACAACTATATCGTAAAACCGTTCACGCCGGATACCCTGAAACAAAAAATAGAGCAGATCCTGGCCGACTGA
- a CDS encoding STAS domain-containing protein, with product MEIVTKESGEVSVMELRGRLDLASGATLKEEIKNLFEKERTSIHLNLSRVEFINSSGLGALVSIMKEVRLRKGRLTLSDLASYVQEIFDITQLSHIFEIFNTEEEAVNSYQTVQAG from the coding sequence ATGGAGATCGTTACCAAAGAATCCGGTGAAGTGAGTGTCATGGAACTACGTGGTCGTCTTGACCTCGCCAGTGGTGCTACGCTGAAAGAAGAGATCAAGAATCTGTTCGAAAAAGAACGAACCTCGATCCATCTCAACCTGTCCCGGGTGGAGTTTATCAACAGCTCCGGTTTGGGGGCGCTTGTATCGATCATGAAGGAAGTCCGTTTGCGTAAAGGGCGGTTGACGCTCTCTGATCTGGCTTCCTATGTCCAGGAGATTTTTGATATAACGCAGTTGTCGCACATCTTCGAGATTTTCAACACCGAAGAAGAAGCGGTCAACTCATATCAAACAGTGCAGGCCGGTTAG
- a CDS encoding HEAT repeat domain-containing protein, with amino-acid sequence MSRLERGYRVMITTVVDKISELLSQLQSPDFYEREEAVRELGNFSEDEAVAGLVLAIEDPDLGIRELAAHQLTERKGELACRLLIRFLGHDEIGARNLAAEILVKIGDDAVIPLVEECRNADADVRKFVADVLGMIKDPRAVLTLCGMLDDENLNVVCSAAEALGEIGNAEAVPALQAAMSRGDDALLPLIEALGKCGGEQTLEHLYEHLQADDPMVVFAALEAIGYIGNVAAIERLMPFLDNRDRTIAETAMMSVINIALANRGRIDYDLPLDRFKDFLFEGIRAGNKRITDFTLTRLKHWYGRDVLYSLVDVLPVVGDTERRRIMDILEDAGPIAVGCLLDRFETTDDETKLLILDVLRQNIDPGVARGLVKYINIDNPGIKQRIAHIMGISGWEEAVGHLRRMTRDDNGHVRRAAYAALGWLCREEDVDFLFEGLADPYPDVREAVMGALIVVGGMKAVDRFTQELHSAGLERQRLAVKALGMIGDSSVVAPLSEALNHPDATVRKLAIRSLGRIGQIIDEKPLLVSLSDEDSSVRKAAVSALISIKGTAAVPDIRFMLDDDDIWVRYHTVNCIGELGQREYADLIAPMLSVREDVLRIAAVKALAAMTAAEYRLQIQDMTSDKNKDVAQAAELALAELGGR; translated from the coding sequence ATGTCCCGGCTGGAACGGGGCTATCGAGTGATGATAACTACGGTCGTTGATAAGATCAGCGAGTTGCTTTCGCAGTTGCAGTCTCCCGACTTCTACGAGCGGGAGGAGGCCGTGCGTGAGCTGGGCAATTTCAGTGAGGATGAAGCGGTGGCCGGGTTGGTCCTGGCTATCGAAGATCCCGATCTTGGAATTCGTGAACTGGCGGCTCATCAGCTAACCGAGAGGAAAGGGGAGCTGGCCTGTCGGCTGCTCATCCGATTCCTTGGTCATGACGAAATCGGGGCACGCAATCTGGCGGCTGAGATCCTGGTTAAAATCGGCGATGATGCCGTCATACCGCTGGTGGAGGAGTGTCGGAACGCCGATGCGGATGTACGGAAATTCGTGGCTGATGTGCTGGGTATGATCAAGGATCCACGAGCAGTCCTGACGCTTTGTGGAATGCTCGATGATGAGAATCTCAACGTGGTTTGCTCCGCGGCCGAGGCGCTCGGTGAGATAGGCAATGCCGAGGCCGTTCCTGCGTTGCAGGCGGCTATGAGTCGGGGCGATGATGCCCTCCTGCCGTTGATCGAAGCGCTCGGGAAGTGCGGAGGTGAACAAACCCTGGAGCATCTCTATGAGCATTTGCAGGCTGATGATCCGATGGTGGTTTTCGCTGCCCTGGAGGCGATTGGGTATATCGGGAATGTCGCTGCAATCGAGAGGTTAATGCCGTTTCTCGATAACCGGGACCGAACCATTGCCGAGACGGCTATGATGTCAGTGATCAATATAGCGCTGGCTAACCGCGGCCGTATCGACTACGATTTGCCGTTGGATAGATTCAAGGATTTTCTCTTTGAGGGAATTCGCGCCGGCAATAAAAGGATTACCGATTTCACGCTGACGCGTCTGAAGCACTGGTACGGCCGGGATGTACTCTATTCGCTCGTCGATGTCCTGCCGGTTGTCGGCGACACGGAACGACGACGTATCATGGATATCCTGGAAGATGCCGGACCGATAGCGGTCGGTTGTCTTCTCGACCGGTTTGAAACCACCGATGACGAGACGAAACTGCTGATTCTGGATGTCCTGCGTCAGAATATCGATCCCGGTGTAGCCCGGGGATTGGTTAAATATATCAATATCGACAATCCGGGTATCAAGCAGCGGATAGCTCATATTATGGGAATCTCCGGATGGGAAGAGGCTGTTGGTCATCTGCGTCGCATGACTCGGGACGACAACGGACATGTTCGTCGAGCAGCCTATGCGGCTCTTGGTTGGCTTTGTCGAGAAGAGGACGTTGATTTCCTTTTCGAAGGGCTCGCGGATCCGTACCCGGACGTGCGAGAGGCGGTGATGGGGGCGCTAATAGTCGTCGGCGGCATGAAAGCGGTAGATAGATTCACCCAGGAATTACATAGCGCCGGATTGGAGAGGCAGCGCCTGGCCGTGAAGGCTTTAGGAATGATCGGCGATTCATCGGTAGTGGCCCCGCTTTCGGAAGCTCTCAATCATCCTGATGCGACCGTGCGTAAGCTGGCTATCCGCTCGCTGGGTCGTATCGGGCAGATTATCGATGAAAAACCCCTCCTGGTGTCGCTTTCGGACGAGGATTCATCCGTCCGCAAGGCCGCCGTTTCAGCCTTGATCTCTATCAAAGGTACGGCGGCTGTTCCTGATATCCGTTTCATGCTGGATGATGACGACATCTGGGTCCGGTATCACACCGTGAATTGTATCGGTGAACTGGGTCAACGGGAGTATGCCGATTTAATCGCTCCCATGCTTTCAGTTCGAGAAGATGTCCTGCGTATAGCAGCGGTCAAGGCGCTGGCTGCCATGACGGCCGCCGAGTATCGTCTCCAGATACAGGACATGACCAGCGATAAGAACAAGGATGTGGCGCAGGCAGCCGAACTGGCCCTCGCGGAACTAGGAGGACGATGA
- a CDS encoding response regulator, which produces MKSNNITEADRILVADANPEVCDNVLEALIESGYHAETAANCGHVLERTATDGWSVIMIDVDLPGMSNTELLVRLQEYCPESSVILLSGCPTLDGVVEAMRHGACDLLTKPFDLQELIGAVQRGVRRYQRTINPSVSRHPVGDDLRVD; this is translated from the coding sequence GTGAAAAGCAACAATATCACAGAAGCCGATCGCATTCTGGTGGCTGACGCCAATCCTGAGGTCTGCGATAATGTACTCGAGGCTTTGATCGAGTCCGGTTATCATGCCGAGACGGCTGCCAATTGCGGGCATGTGCTCGAACGGACGGCTACCGACGGCTGGTCGGTCATAATGATCGATGTCGACCTTCCGGGGATGAGCAATACTGAGCTCCTTGTCCGCTTACAGGAATACTGCCCGGAGTCATCGGTTATCCTTCTTTCAGGTTGTCCGACTCTGGATGGGGTAGTGGAAGCGATGCGTCATGGAGCATGTGATCTATTAACAAAACCATTCGATCTCCAGGAATTGATTGGAGCTGTTCAGCGCGGAGTGCGGCGTTATCAGCGTACGATTAATCCGTCGGTATCACGTCATCCGGTCGGGGATGATCTTAGAGTTGATTGA
- a CDS encoding response regulator: MMHEQPSILVVDDELLIRDLLYDFFAGQGWQIAIADTGEKALGILKEKEIDLVLTDLRMPQMDGLDLARLVREEHPDMPVVIMTGFPSVESAVAALRSKISDYVTKPFNINELFRIIKSHIDKDVPQQ, translated from the coding sequence ATGATGCACGAGCAACCCTCGATTCTGGTGGTGGACGATGAGCTTCTGATCCGCGATCTGCTTTACGATTTCTTCGCGGGACAGGGTTGGCAAATCGCCATTGCCGACACCGGAGAGAAAGCGCTCGGGATACTCAAGGAAAAGGAAATAGATCTGGTTTTGACCGATCTCAGAATGCCTCAAATGGACGGACTTGATCTGGCTCGTCTGGTTCGAGAAGAGCATCCGGACATGCCGGTGGTTATCATGACGGGATTTCCATCGGTGGAGTCGGCCGTTGCCGCGTTACGAAGCAAGATCTCTGATTATGTTACCAAGCCGTTCAATATCAATGAGCTGTTCAGGATCATTAAATCGCATATTGACAAGGACGTACCGCAGCAGTGA
- a CDS encoding protein-glutamate O-methyltransferase CheR, with protein sequence MLNNPDMTPDMTPEEFVMIRDFIHQRCGIYFAESKMYLLKNRLITRMSELNIKTYRDYFYAVKYDSSNTEFGQLINLVTTNETYFFRNEPQLRSFSEELLPQLVKQAEGSRFKRPIKIWSAGCSTGEEPYTLAMLILDKLGPRNNLQFEIIANDISEQVLKKARVGEYTGQTLRYVKPNVLAKHFTRKENSEVYLIKPEVRSMVRFSHINLADQRQVARHSDIDIIFCRNVMIYFSDQMKSQIVRGFYNSLRPGGHFYIGHSETLHGLTKAFKLVYLKNSLVYHKENLKVENRSNGLRGMNTTTSIGTTSGASRALDLLSKVKPVTAGTK encoded by the coding sequence ATGCTGAATAATCCCGATATGACCCCGGATATGACGCCGGAAGAATTCGTGATGATTCGCGATTTCATTCATCAGCGGTGCGGCATCTATTTCGCCGAGAGCAAAATGTATTTGCTCAAGAACCGTTTGATCACGCGTATGTCCGAGTTGAATATCAAGACTTATCGTGATTATTTCTACGCCGTTAAGTATGACTCGTCTAATACCGAGTTCGGTCAGTTGATCAATTTGGTGACGACCAACGAGACCTATTTCTTCCGTAACGAACCCCAACTTCGCTCGTTCTCAGAAGAGCTGCTGCCGCAATTGGTAAAACAAGCTGAAGGTAGTCGCTTTAAGCGACCGATTAAAATATGGTCGGCCGGTTGTTCTACGGGTGAAGAACCATATACGCTGGCGATGCTTATTCTGGACAAACTCGGCCCCAGGAACAACCTGCAGTTCGAAATAATTGCCAATGATATTTCCGAACAGGTTCTCAAGAAAGCCCGAGTGGGGGAATATACCGGTCAGACTTTACGTTATGTCAAGCCCAATGTGTTGGCAAAGCATTTCACTCGCAAGGAAAACAGTGAAGTGTATCTGATCAAGCCCGAGGTGCGCTCGATGGTCAGATTCTCGCATATCAATCTCGCCGACCAGCGTCAGGTTGCCAGGCATTCCGATATCGATATTATCTTCTGTCGGAATGTGATGATCTATTTCTCGGATCAGATGAAAAGTCAAATCGTCAGAGGCTTTTACAATTCATTACGCCCCGGCGGTCATTTCTATATAGGCCATTCGGAGACCTTACACGGTTTGACGAAGGCATTCAAGCTGGTCTATCTGAAAAACTCGTTGGTTTACCACAAAGAAAACCTGAAGGTCGAAAATCGTTCCAATGGTTTGAGAGGCATGAATACGACAACCTCGATCGGGACAACCAGCGGAGCCTCTCGCGCCTTGGACCTCTTGAGTAAAGTCAAGCCGGTAACAGCAGGAACAAAATGA
- a CDS encoding chemotaxis response regulator protein-glutamate methylesterase, protein MQQTAGQVSVLVVDDSAFMRKALTIMLESDPAIKVIGTARDGEEAVEKTKRLKPDLVTMDVEMPRMDGIAALRQIMQHNPTPVLMVSSMTTEGAGATLDALAMGAIDYIAKGQSFVSIDIVKIKDELLAKIKDIGRRKSLLMAMYRSRQILQLKKAHDESAKLISGQAAAPEWKPRRRHQHRYHHINVIVIGASTGGPPALEAVIARLPRNLPVGVIVVQHMPAAFSQPLADRLDRVSKVTVRLAISGDPVSPGTVLIAPGGKQMALARSSTGQHVVVSDYPPSAIYKPCIDNTLKSVAERYGKFTMAAILTGMGSNGLDGLKDVKNKGGIVIAQNEATCVVYGMPKAAINAGLADHIVPIDEIADELLSYF, encoded by the coding sequence ATGCAACAAACAGCCGGACAAGTAAGTGTTCTCGTAGTCGATGACTCCGCTTTCATGCGGAAGGCCTTAACGATAATGCTGGAATCCGATCCGGCGATTAAGGTGATCGGCACGGCCCGTGACGGGGAAGAGGCAGTGGAGAAAACCAAACGTCTGAAGCCTGACCTGGTCACGATGGATGTGGAGATGCCACGCATGGACGGTATCGCCGCTCTTCGACAAATCATGCAACACAATCCTACTCCGGTATTAATGGTTTCTTCCATGACTACGGAAGGCGCCGGCGCCACCCTGGATGCCCTGGCGATGGGGGCAATAGACTATATTGCTAAAGGGCAGTCGTTTGTCAGCATTGACATTGTCAAAATTAAGGATGAATTACTGGCCAAAATTAAGGATATCGGCCGTCGTAAAAGCCTCCTGATGGCAATGTATCGCAGTCGTCAGATACTGCAATTGAAGAAAGCACACGACGAGTCGGCAAAACTGATTTCAGGACAAGCGGCAGCGCCGGAATGGAAACCTCGCAGGAGACACCAGCACCGCTATCATCATATCAACGTGATAGTTATTGGCGCATCTACCGGTGGCCCGCCAGCTCTGGAAGCCGTGATTGCCCGGTTGCCGCGGAATCTTCCGGTGGGAGTAATTGTCGTTCAACACATGCCGGCTGCTTTTTCTCAGCCGCTGGCTGATCGGTTGGACCGGGTTTCAAAGGTAACGGTTCGGCTGGCAATCAGCGGCGATCCGGTAAGTCCGGGAACAGTCCTGATAGCACCCGGTGGTAAGCAGATGGCGCTGGCACGCTCCAGTACGGGGCAACATGTAGTAGTCAGCGATTATCCGCCATCAGCGATCTATAAGCCATGTATTGACAATACCTTAAAGTCGGTAGCCGAGCGCTACGGTAAGTTTACGATGGCCGCTATCCTGACCGGAATGGGGAGTAATGGTCTGGATGGTCTTAAGGATGTCAAAAACAAGGGAGGCATCGTAATAGCACAAAACGAGGCTACCTGCGTGGTTTATGGCATGCCAAAAGCGGCGATCAACGCCGGTCTAGCTGATCATATTGTTCCCATTGATGAGATCGCGGACGAATTACTCTCTTACTTCTGA
- a CDS encoding response regulator, translated as MSQTIMIVDDSPTLVKFVAFSLKQSGYEVITACDGMDAVEKLSNQGGRVDLVITDLNMPNLDGYGLISTLRANEMHRETPIIILSSESEDSDIDRGMEVGATSYLVKPFKSSLLLEEVSKFLKQADEAQ; from the coding sequence ATGTCACAGACAATCATGATTGTCGATGACTCTCCTACTTTGGTGAAGTTCGTAGCGTTTTCGCTCAAACAAAGTGGGTACGAGGTTATCACTGCCTGTGATGGAATGGATGCGGTCGAGAAGCTCTCGAATCAGGGGGGGCGGGTTGATCTCGTCATAACCGATCTCAATATGCCGAACCTTGACGGCTACGGCCTAATCTCCACTCTTCGCGCCAATGAAATGCATCGGGAAACACCGATTATCATTCTCAGTTCGGAATCCGAGGACTCGGATATCGATCGCGGCATGGAAGTCGGAGCGACATCTTATCTGGTCAAACCATTCAAGAGCTCGTTGCTCCTGGAGGAAGTGTCCAAATTCCTGAAGCAGGCAGATGAAGCACAATAG
- a CDS encoding chemotaxis protein CheA, producing MGNNTDLDMEQMQEIIGDFLIEADELAETLDSRFVDLEASPDNPDLLNEIFRAVHTIKGTSSFLGLEAVTGLTHKMEDVLNRLRKHSLSLTPIIMDTLLEGLDLLKVTLDSIRDESLSPPDQDNILKRLDAIYQSERSEPDPVEPNDAAVAETVQSESDVEEARQSKEETAGRSKSADHTIRVDVDRLDHLINLIGELVLGRNSLVQSVSQASVEMPNQHRLEAVGQASTTVSFLTTEIQMAVMKMRMLPIGRVFARFPRQVRDLSREVGKQIDLHISGQETELDKTVIEEISDPLMHVIRNACDHGIESPEMRLKHGKSEVGNIWLDARQEGSNIVVTVRDDGRGINHEAVRLKAIERGMIDPIESEKLTERQVFDFVFQAGFSTARAVTGISGRGVGMDVVRTNIEKLNGIIELQSEPFVGTTMTIKLPLTLAIIRGLLVETDGEVYVLPLASVIETIRMEASAVHQMNRRPVLRLRDEVIPIVNLASVYGKVSSNNVLTEKPYVVVVGLADKKMGIMIDRFQGQEEVVIKSMGDLIGNDSGITGATIMGDGRVRLIVDLVGLFNLVKKQTSHVPA from the coding sequence ATGGGAAACAATACCGATCTTGACATGGAGCAAATGCAGGAAATTATCGGTGATTTCCTGATCGAAGCGGATGAATTGGCCGAAACGCTGGACAGCAGGTTCGTTGACCTCGAAGCATCACCCGATAATCCCGATCTGCTTAACGAGATATTCCGCGCAGTTCATACTATCAAAGGCACTTCCAGTTTTCTTGGTCTTGAAGCCGTTACCGGGCTAACCCACAAAATGGAAGATGTTCTGAATCGGTTGCGCAAGCATAGCCTGAGTCTTACTCCCATAATAATGGATACTCTGCTTGAAGGGCTTGATTTACTTAAGGTCACGCTCGATTCGATAAGAGACGAATCGCTTTCTCCTCCTGACCAGGATAATATCCTGAAACGTCTGGATGCGATTTACCAGAGCGAAAGATCGGAGCCCGATCCGGTCGAACCGAATGACGCGGCAGTTGCCGAAACGGTCCAATCCGAATCGGATGTAGAAGAAGCCAGGCAGTCGAAAGAAGAAACAGCCGGGCGCAGTAAATCTGCCGATCATACCATACGGGTGGATGTCGATCGTCTGGATCATCTGATAAACCTGATCGGAGAACTGGTTCTCGGACGAAACAGCCTGGTACAGAGCGTTTCACAGGCTTCGGTTGAGATGCCAAATCAACATCGTCTCGAAGCCGTAGGGCAAGCCTCGACCACAGTCAGTTTCCTGACTACTGAAATACAGATGGCGGTCATGAAGATGCGTATGTTGCCGATCGGTCGGGTATTCGCTCGTTTCCCGCGCCAGGTGCGTGACCTTTCAAGGGAAGTCGGAAAGCAAATCGATCTTCATATCTCGGGACAGGAGACGGAGCTGGATAAAACCGTCATCGAGGAAATCAGTGATCCGCTGATGCATGTCATTCGTAATGCCTGCGATCATGGTATCGAATCACCCGAGATGCGCTTGAAGCATGGGAAATCCGAAGTCGGGAATATCTGGCTCGATGCCCGACAAGAAGGTTCCAACATCGTCGTGACCGTGCGAGATGACGGGCGGGGGATAAATCACGAGGCGGTACGTCTGAAAGCGATAGAGCGCGGTATGATCGATCCGATCGAGTCGGAGAAACTCACCGAGCGACAGGTATTCGATTTCGTGTTTCAAGCGGGATTCTCTACCGCCAGAGCCGTCACCGGGATATCCGGACGAGGGGTAGGGATGGATGTGGTGCGGACCAATATCGAGAAGCTGAACGGGATTATCGAGCTTCAGTCAGAGCCGTTCGTGGGAACCACGATGACAATAAAACTGCCGCTGACACTGGCGATTATCAGGGGATTGCTGGTGGAGACTGACGGGGAAGTGTATGTATTGCCGCTGGCATCGGTGATTGAAACGATCCGGATGGAAGCATCCGCCGTGCACCAGATGAACCGTCGACCGGTATTGAGGCTTCGCGATGAAGTAATCCCGATTGTCAACCTCGCCTCGGTTTACGGCAAAGTATCTTCAAACAACGTACTCACTGAGAAGCCGTATGTGGTAGTGGTCGGATTAGCCGATAAAAAGATGGGAATTATGATAGACCGCTTTCAGGGACAGGAAGAGGTCGTAATCAAGTCGATGGGTGATCTCATCGGGAATGACTCCGGGATAACCGGCGCCACCATTATGGGGGATGGCCGAGTTCGCTTGATCGTTGATTTGGTGGGGCTGTTCAATCTCGTTAAAAAGCAAACCTCACACGTTCCAGCCTGA
- a CDS encoding ATP-binding protein, with translation MIERFTYPSTLEAERELVQVLTERLEAAGVDDTTTRRFLLIVSEVFTNAVIHGNKSDANRKIEVRFAINEERITADIIDQGHGGLERIQRRPQADSMSEGGRGIDIVCHCASNVEFAEAEHGGLIVSVSLDISEKMKEICE, from the coding sequence GTGATAGAGCGATTCACATATCCATCAACTTTAGAAGCTGAGCGAGAGCTTGTCCAGGTTCTTACCGAACGCCTGGAGGCAGCCGGAGTCGACGATACCACTACGCGGCGGTTCCTCTTAATTGTCTCGGAAGTGTTCACCAATGCCGTGATCCACGGCAACAAATCAGATGCAAATCGCAAGATTGAAGTCAGGTTCGCTATTAATGAGGAGCGCATTACGGCCGATATAATTGATCAAGGGCATGGCGGCCTTGAACGTATCCAACGGCGTCCACAGGCCGATTCGATGTCCGAAGGAGGCCGTGGGATCGATATCGTATGCCATTGTGCCAGTAACGTTGAGTTCGCCGAAGCTGAACATGGCGGACTCATTGTATCGGTGAGTTTGGATATAAGTGAGAAAATGAAAGAAATATGCGAATAA